A window from Thermomonas aquatica encodes these proteins:
- a CDS encoding pyridoxine 5'-phosphate synthase has protein sequence MSTALSVNLNKIAVLRNSRGGGEPDVVRAGIACLDAGAHGLTVHPRPDARHIREDDVHALAALCRARAVEFNIEGNPFAPPRPGYPGLLALCDAARPAQVTLVPDGDGQLTSDHGFDFVRDGAALLPLVAAFKALGCRVSVFVDVGDPEVARAAACGADRVELYTGPYAEAFAAGDPESALAAAGETARRAQAAGLAVNAGHDLNQANLAGFLRRVPDVREVSIGHALIGEALYAGLEATVRGYRRIVDAAARD, from the coding sequence TTGAGCACCGCGCTCAGCGTCAACCTCAACAAGATCGCCGTGCTGCGCAATTCGCGCGGCGGCGGCGAACCCGACGTGGTGCGCGCGGGCATCGCCTGCCTGGATGCCGGCGCGCACGGCCTGACCGTGCACCCGCGTCCGGATGCGCGGCATATCCGCGAAGACGACGTGCATGCGCTGGCGGCGCTGTGCCGGGCGCGCGCGGTCGAGTTCAACATCGAAGGCAACCCGTTCGCCCCGCCCCGGCCCGGCTATCCGGGCCTGCTGGCGCTCTGCGATGCGGCACGGCCGGCCCAGGTCACCCTGGTCCCGGACGGCGACGGCCAACTGACCTCCGACCACGGGTTCGACTTCGTCCGCGATGGCGCGGCGCTGCTGCCGTTGGTCGCGGCCTTCAAGGCGCTGGGCTGCCGGGTCAGCGTGTTCGTCGATGTCGGCGACCCCGAAGTCGCGCGGGCGGCGGCATGCGGCGCGGACCGAGTCGAGCTATATACCGGGCCCTATGCCGAGGCCTTCGCCGCCGGCGATCCCGAATCCGCGCTTGCGGCGGCCGGCGAGACCGCCCGCCGCGCGCAAGCCGCGGGGCTCGCGGTGAACGCCGGCCACGACCTCAACCAGGCCAACCTTGCCGGCTTCCTGCGCAGGGTGCCGGACGTGCGCGAAGTGTCGATCGGCCACGCCCTGATCGGCGAAGCCCTGTACGCCGGCCTCGAGGCGACGGTACGCGGCTACCGCCGCATCGTGGATGCGGCGGCGCGCGATTGA
- a CDS encoding ExbD/TolR family protein — protein MAFSSNSGGGAMADINVTPLVDVMLVLLIIFMVTMPIQSIPVDVDLPQKTDKPPENPKDPPEPISLRIDASGQVFWNDTPTPVGSLEKMMATEVERDPSNQPELQIETNDSAEYGILAKVLVAAKNAEMVKIGFVQN, from the coding sequence ATGGCGTTTTCTAGCAATTCCGGTGGCGGTGCGATGGCCGACATCAACGTCACGCCGCTGGTGGACGTGATGCTGGTGCTGCTGATCATCTTCATGGTGACCATGCCGATCCAGTCGATCCCGGTCGATGTCGACCTGCCGCAGAAGACCGACAAGCCACCGGAGAATCCGAAGGATCCGCCGGAGCCGATCAGCCTGCGCATCGATGCGTCCGGCCAGGTGTTCTGGAACGATACCCCGACCCCGGTCGGCTCGCTCGAGAAGATGATGGCGACCGAGGTCGAGCGCGATCCGAGCAACCAGCCGGAACTGCAGATCGAAACCAACGACAGCGCCGAATACGGCATCCTGGCCAAGGTGCTGGTTGCCGCCAAGAACGCGGAAATGGTCAAGATCGGCTTCGTCCAGAACTGA
- the cls gene encoding cardiolipin synthase — protein sequence MYDFLQHAWAAFWAIPHIRPYLTVGWIAYLFGLGIYIVLQKREPVATISWLVSLAALPYIGFFIYYLLGPQKIRRHRLRRSRARVGMPGEMPAGDEDARELARLGQATTGLPPSTAQRVDLLVDGAATYDALLEAVAAATDHIHLEYYIYTPDRSGAALRDALLERARAGVTVRLLLDAVGSSKMPGKFFAELLAAGGELAWFHPMRFGRVWERPWLNLRTHRKIVVIDGRIGFAGGINITDDENDRLREDAYRDLHLRIEGDAVRALQLVFVEDWAYATGNRDFIGGVARAMPAPAHGPIPAQVLTSGPDSDWEAIHRLHVGAIHSAKRRAWLVTPYFVPGEAAMMALTSAAFGGLDVRLLVPKQSDSKLVTYAARSYFDTLLAAGVKVYEYGPRMLHTKALLVDDDMALIGSANFDSRSFRLNFEVCLLFRDAGVAGDLAKLIEGEFAHAPRVRDDRDRSLLRARLPEAFARLLAPLL from the coding sequence ATGTACGATTTCCTGCAACACGCGTGGGCCGCGTTCTGGGCGATCCCGCACATCCGCCCGTACCTCACGGTCGGCTGGATCGCCTACCTGTTCGGCCTGGGCATCTACATCGTGCTGCAGAAGCGCGAACCGGTGGCGACGATCAGCTGGCTGGTGAGCCTGGCCGCCCTGCCCTACATCGGCTTCTTCATCTACTACCTGCTCGGCCCGCAGAAGATCCGCAGGCATCGCCTGCGGCGTTCGCGCGCGCGGGTCGGCATGCCCGGCGAGATGCCCGCCGGCGACGAGGACGCGCGCGAACTGGCGCGGCTGGGGCAGGCCACCACCGGCCTGCCGCCGAGCACCGCGCAACGCGTCGACCTGCTGGTGGATGGCGCGGCGACCTACGACGCCCTGCTCGAGGCGGTCGCCGCCGCGACCGACCACATCCACCTCGAGTACTACATCTACACCCCGGATCGCAGCGGCGCCGCGTTGCGCGACGCGCTGCTGGAACGCGCGCGCGCCGGGGTGACGGTGCGCCTGCTGCTGGATGCGGTGGGCAGCTCGAAGATGCCCGGCAAGTTCTTCGCCGAGCTGCTGGCGGCCGGCGGCGAGCTGGCCTGGTTCCACCCGATGCGTTTCGGCCGCGTCTGGGAACGCCCGTGGCTGAACCTGCGCACCCACCGCAAGATCGTGGTGATCGACGGCCGCATCGGCTTCGCCGGCGGCATCAACATCACCGACGACGAGAACGACCGCCTGCGCGAGGACGCCTACCGCGACCTGCACCTGCGGATCGAGGGCGACGCGGTGCGCGCCTTGCAGCTGGTGTTCGTCGAGGACTGGGCCTATGCCACCGGCAACCGCGACTTCATCGGCGGGGTGGCGCGGGCGATGCCGGCGCCGGCGCATGGCCCGATCCCGGCGCAGGTGCTCACCTCCGGCCCGGATTCCGACTGGGAAGCGATCCACCGCCTGCACGTCGGCGCGATCCATTCGGCGAAGCGGCGGGCCTGGCTGGTCACGCCGTATTTCGTGCCCGGCGAAGCGGCGATGATGGCGCTGACCTCGGCCGCGTTCGGCGGCCTCGACGTGCGCCTGCTGGTGCCCAAGCAGAGCGACAGCAAGCTGGTCACCTACGCCGCGCGCTCGTACTTCGACACCCTGCTCGCGGCCGGGGTCAAGGTCTACGAATACGGCCCGCGGATGCTGCACACCAAGGCCCTGCTGGTCGACGACGACATGGCCCTGATCGGCAGCGCCAATTTCGATTCGCGCAGCTTCCGCCTCAACTTCGAGGTCTGCCTGCTGTTCCGCGATGCCGGGGTGGCCGGCGACCTGGCGAAGTTGATCGAGGGCGAATTCGCCCATGCGCCGCGGGTGCGCGACGACCGCGACCGCTCGCTGTTGCGGGCGCGCCTGCCGGAGGCGTTCGCGCGCCTGCTGGCGCCGCTGCTGTAG
- a CDS encoding MotA/TolQ/ExbB proton channel family protein, which yields MLQETTAAAPAAAGGNNAAALQQMGFDHLIQNFDVVGWAVFITLSVMSVMSWYWIIINFIKNMRLRGRGDKVIGTFWETPNAQDAIRYMEEQPASEPFSKIALDAAQAAAHHQRHDGSRLAESLNRSEFVDRALRQAVTRESSRLENGLTVLATTGSTAPFVGLLGTVWGIYHALIKIGSSGDASISAVAGPVGEALIMTAIGLFVAIPAVLAYNFFVRLNRVTNNQFDTFAHDLHDFFATGSRVGEVAGKR from the coding sequence ATGTTGCAAGAAACGACTGCTGCCGCCCCTGCCGCCGCCGGAGGCAACAACGCCGCCGCGCTGCAGCAGATGGGCTTCGACCATCTGATCCAGAACTTCGACGTAGTCGGCTGGGCCGTGTTCATCACGCTCTCGGTCATGTCGGTGATGTCCTGGTACTGGATCATCATCAATTTCATCAAGAACATGCGCCTGCGTGGCCGTGGCGACAAGGTGATCGGCACGTTCTGGGAAACCCCGAACGCGCAGGACGCGATCCGCTACATGGAAGAGCAGCCGGCCTCCGAGCCGTTCTCCAAGATCGCCCTGGACGCCGCCCAGGCCGCCGCCCACCACCAGCGCCACGACGGTTCGCGCCTGGCCGAGTCGCTGAACCGCTCCGAGTTCGTCGACCGCGCCCTGCGCCAGGCCGTGACCCGCGAATCCTCGCGCCTCGAGAACGGCCTGACCGTGCTCGCGACCACCGGTTCGACCGCGCCGTTCGTCGGCCTGCTCGGCACCGTGTGGGGCATCTACCACGCGCTGATCAAGATCGGTTCGTCGGGCGACGCCTCGATCTCGGCGGTGGCGGGTCCGGTGGGCGAAGCCCTGATCATGACCGCGATCGGTCTGTTCGTGGCGATCCCGGCGGTGCTGGCGTACAACTTCTTCGTCCGCCTGAACCGCGTCACCAACAACCAGTTCGACACCTTCGCGCACGACCTGCACGACTTCTTCGCCACCGGCTCGCGCGTCGGCGAAGTGGCCGGCAAGCGCTGA
- a CDS encoding M48 family metallopeptidase produces MKARALLLCMAIAAAVSACATTTSPTGRTQVVGGVSEAQLAQLGEQAFAQVRQQKPQSKDSRQTAYVRCVVASLVRQLPPDWQRLNWEVALFEDPETNAFALPGGKVGVYTGIFKVAKNQDELAGVVSHEIGHVIAHHHNERITRQMGAAGALQILSGLAGARYGEGVGNAVAQGGGMAAQAGLLLPNSRVQESEADVVGQQLMAKAGYDPRGAVALWQNMAAAGGARPPQWLSTHPDPASRLRELQARADGLLPAMEASRKAGNSPRCQ; encoded by the coding sequence ATGAAAGCCAGGGCCCTGTTGCTGTGCATGGCGATTGCCGCCGCCGTATCCGCCTGCGCCACCACGACCTCGCCGACCGGGCGCACCCAGGTGGTGGGCGGCGTTTCCGAGGCGCAACTGGCGCAGCTGGGCGAACAGGCCTTCGCCCAGGTCAGGCAGCAGAAGCCGCAGTCGAAGGACAGCCGGCAAACCGCCTACGTGCGCTGCGTGGTGGCCAGCCTGGTCCGCCAGTTGCCGCCCGACTGGCAGCGGCTGAACTGGGAAGTCGCCCTGTTCGAGGATCCGGAAACCAACGCCTTCGCCCTGCCGGGCGGCAAGGTCGGCGTCTACACCGGCATCTTCAAGGTGGCGAAGAACCAGGACGAGCTGGCGGGGGTGGTTTCGCACGAGATCGGCCACGTGATCGCGCACCACCACAACGAACGCATCACCCGCCAGATGGGCGCAGCGGGGGCGCTGCAGATCCTGTCCGGGCTCGCCGGCGCCCGTTATGGCGAAGGCGTCGGCAACGCGGTGGCGCAGGGTGGGGGCATGGCGGCGCAGGCCGGCCTGCTGCTGCCGAATTCGCGCGTGCAGGAGTCCGAGGCCGATGTCGTCGGCCAGCAGTTGATGGCGAAGGCGGGCTACGACCCGCGCGGCGCCGTGGCGCTGTGGCAGAACATGGCCGCGGCCGGCGGCGCCAGGCCGCCGCAGTGGCTGTCCACCCATCCGGACCCGGCTTCGCGCCTGCGCGAACTGCAGGCCCGCGCCGATGGCTTGCTGCCGGCGATGGAGGCGTCGCGCAAGGCCGGCAACAGCCCGCGTTGCCAGTAG
- a CDS encoding SLC13 family permease, which translates to MAMDPHVFSQLAFGLVLAGGLYLFISEKLRVDVTAMLILLALVLTGVLDSKQALSGFASEPAIIVAAVFVISGALAATGISEHIGAWIGRAGGRHEWRTIAVVMPVVALLAAFTHHVMVTAMMLPLLLRHARDRHMPASRLLMPMSLAASLGTTLTLVSAPAFLLANDQLQRAGAEGLGIFSITPIGIALVVVGTVYMLLTRWLLPKRSGEGGEDDYLRLGRYRTELLVVPGGQWATRSLADMHKAMGKSVSVHGWLRDGQRRDDLTAASPLLAGDILLVEAGADELMSLHDDSGLDLNAIARYGDSLDGEGKLQLVQTVVAPGSEFIGRSIRELDFSRQFHAVIVGLWRRSGPVAERLSDARLREGDLLVLWGRANRFAELATHHGFLLLAPFAGEAKRRLRAPLALAILGLTILAAATEWLPAPLAFLLGAVAMVATRCVDINQAYREIDVRIFVMIAGVIPLGIAMEQTGTAGLLAQGLSHLVAGWPPLAILLVMFAVAALLTQVMSDAATTALLGPVAIALAQVLDLPPTPFVVCTALGAVVAFLTPIGHHGNLLILGPGQYRFGDFLRIGLPLTVLIALVSAWMARWLWLGGQLLPHFG; encoded by the coding sequence ATGGCAATGGATCCCCACGTCTTTTCGCAACTCGCCTTCGGCCTGGTCCTGGCCGGCGGGCTGTACCTGTTCATCAGCGAGAAACTGCGGGTCGACGTCACCGCCATGCTGATCCTGCTCGCGCTGGTGCTGACCGGCGTGCTGGACAGCAAGCAGGCCTTGTCGGGCTTCGCCAGCGAACCGGCGATCATCGTGGCGGCGGTGTTCGTGATCTCCGGCGCGCTGGCCGCGACCGGCATCAGCGAGCACATCGGCGCCTGGATCGGCCGCGCCGGCGGACGCCACGAATGGCGCACGATCGCGGTGGTGATGCCGGTGGTGGCGCTGCTGGCCGCGTTCACCCACCACGTGATGGTCACCGCGATGATGTTGCCGCTGTTGCTGCGGCACGCGCGCGACCGCCACATGCCGGCGTCGCGGCTGCTGATGCCGATGTCGCTGGCGGCCTCGCTCGGCACCACCCTGACCCTGGTCAGCGCACCGGCCTTCCTGCTGGCCAACGACCAGTTGCAGCGCGCCGGCGCCGAGGGGCTCGGGATCTTCTCGATCACCCCGATCGGCATCGCGCTGGTCGTGGTCGGCACCGTCTACATGCTGTTGACCCGCTGGCTGCTGCCCAAGCGCAGCGGCGAGGGCGGCGAGGACGACTATCTGCGGCTGGGGCGCTACCGCACCGAACTGCTGGTGGTGCCGGGCGGGCAATGGGCCACGCGCAGCCTGGCCGACATGCACAAGGCGATGGGCAAGTCGGTGTCGGTCCATGGCTGGTTGCGCGACGGTCAGCGCCGCGACGACCTCACCGCCGCCAGCCCGCTGCTGGCCGGCGACATCCTGCTGGTGGAGGCCGGCGCCGACGAATTGATGTCCTTGCACGACGACTCCGGCCTGGACCTCAACGCGATCGCCCGTTACGGCGACTCGCTCGACGGCGAAGGCAAGCTGCAACTGGTGCAGACCGTGGTCGCGCCGGGGTCGGAGTTCATCGGCCGCAGCATCCGCGAACTGGATTTCTCGCGGCAGTTCCACGCGGTGATCGTGGGCCTGTGGCGACGCAGCGGGCCGGTGGCCGAGCGGCTGTCCGACGCCCGCCTGCGCGAAGGCGACCTGCTGGTGCTGTGGGGCCGCGCCAACCGCTTCGCCGAATTGGCCACCCACCACGGCTTCCTGCTGCTGGCGCCGTTCGCCGGCGAAGCCAAGCGCCGGCTGCGCGCACCGCTGGCGCTGGCGATCCTCGGCCTGACCATCCTCGCCGCCGCCACCGAATGGCTGCCGGCGCCGCTGGCCTTCCTGCTCGGCGCGGTGGCGATGGTCGCCACCCGCTGCGTGGACATCAACCAGGCCTATCGCGAGATCGACGTGCGCATCTTCGTGATGATCGCCGGGGTGATCCCGCTCGGCATCGCGATGGAACAGACCGGCACCGCCGGCCTGCTCGCGCAAGGGCTTTCGCACCTGGTCGCGGGATGGCCGCCGCTGGCGATCCTGCTGGTGATGTTCGCGGTCGCCGCGCTGCTGACCCAGGTGATGAGCGATGCCGCGACCACCGCCTTGCTCGGGCCGGTCGCGATCGCGCTGGCGCAGGTGCTCGACCTGCCGCCGACGCCGTTCGTGGTGTGCACCGCACTCGGCGCGGTGGTCGCCTTCCTCACCCCCATCGGCCACCATGGCAACCTGCTGATCCTGGGCCCCGGGCAATACCGCTTCGGCGATTTCCTGCGCATCGGCCTGCCGCTGACCGTGCTGATCGCGCTGGTCAGCGCATGGATGGCGCGGTGGTTGTGGTTGGGCGGGCAGTTGCTGCCGCACTTCGGCTGA
- a CDS encoding pirin family protein yields the protein MTTLIGPRVHDLGGFQVRRAVPSLQARSVGPFVFVDHMGPALFEPGRGIDVRPHPHIGLATVTYLWAGALRHRDTLGSVQDVLPGDVNWMTAGRGIAHSERTPPDPRASGHAIHGMQTWVALPKPDEEVAPSFHHHPASTLPAREHAGARLRVIAGRGFGMESPVRVFADTFNVALDLVPDAELAIEAEAVERALYVLEGDAQLDGADIPEKHLLVLDRGARHLLRAKTPVKAMLFGGEPLDGPRHLWWNFVSSSRERIEQAKADWGSGAFGLIPGDDQERIPLPEY from the coding sequence ATGACGACCCTGATCGGGCCACGGGTGCACGACCTGGGCGGTTTCCAGGTGCGGCGCGCGGTGCCCAGCCTGCAGGCACGCAGCGTCGGCCCGTTCGTGTTCGTCGACCACATGGGTCCGGCGCTGTTCGAACCCGGCCGCGGCATCGACGTGCGCCCGCATCCGCACATCGGCCTGGCCACCGTCACCTACCTGTGGGCCGGCGCGCTGCGCCACCGCGACACCCTCGGCAGCGTGCAGGACGTGCTGCCCGGCGACGTGAACTGGATGACCGCCGGCCGCGGCATCGCCCATTCCGAGCGCACGCCGCCGGATCCGCGCGCGTCCGGCCACGCCATCCACGGCATGCAGACCTGGGTCGCGTTGCCGAAGCCGGACGAGGAGGTCGCGCCCTCGTTCCACCATCATCCGGCATCGACGCTGCCGGCGCGCGAGCACGCGGGCGCGCGCCTGCGGGTGATCGCCGGGCGCGGCTTCGGCATGGAATCGCCGGTGCGGGTGTTTGCCGACACCTTCAACGTCGCGCTGGATCTCGTGCCCGACGCGGAACTGGCGATCGAAGCGGAAGCGGTGGAGCGCGCGCTCTACGTGCTGGAGGGCGATGCGCAACTCGACGGCGCCGATATCCCGGAAAAGCACCTGCTGGTGCTGGACCGCGGCGCGCGCCACCTGCTGCGGGCGAAGACGCCGGTCAAGGCGATGCTGTTCGGCGGCGAACCGCTGGATGGCCCGCGCCACCTGTGGTGGAACTTCGTGTCCTCGTCGAGGGAACGGATCGAGCAGGCCAAGGCCGATTGGGGCAGCGGTGCGTTCGGCCTGATTCCCGGCGACGACCAGGAACGGATCCCGCTGCCCGAATACTGA
- a CDS encoding tetratricopeptide repeat protein — MTRFAHRPLFVALAGALALATVAPVAHAQQDKGTPTMREQRAKRMAELGKGKEEAKQPEQKPAQYPNATRVSPDAKASGKTVKQLEALQDLYVKQDMAGVIAKAEQVAALPAAGAYEKSFAYSMAGNAAADLDDQVKAADYFKKAVDANGLDNDSHFNTLFNLAVIQFGNEKYADALATIDRFLAETKSEDPKHAAFRAGILANLGRNEEAAVIYKDLVAKNPADKRILMNAVAALQGADKFDQANVLLEDAYKRGMLSESRELRALYVGYMNAQRWDDAKKVIEEGLGKGILQAGPDLARDYQVLAQNAYVDDKIALAIELYGKAAPMAADGEAYLNLAKVLEYSGKKADAKAAAQKALDKGVKKPDEAKNILSR; from the coding sequence ATGACCCGCTTCGCTCATCGCCCCCTGTTCGTTGCCCTGGCTGGCGCCCTGGCCCTCGCCACGGTGGCGCCCGTCGCCCATGCGCAGCAGGACAAGGGAACACCCACCATGCGTGAACAGCGCGCCAAGCGGATGGCCGAGCTGGGCAAGGGCAAGGAAGAAGCGAAGCAGCCCGAGCAGAAGCCGGCGCAATATCCGAATGCGACCCGGGTTTCCCCGGATGCCAAGGCTAGCGGCAAGACCGTGAAGCAGCTGGAAGCGTTGCAGGATCTCTACGTGAAGCAGGACATGGCCGGCGTGATCGCCAAGGCCGAGCAGGTAGCGGCGTTGCCGGCTGCCGGCGCCTACGAGAAGTCCTTCGCCTATTCGATGGCGGGCAATGCCGCGGCAGACCTCGACGACCAGGTCAAGGCCGCGGATTATTTCAAGAAGGCAGTCGACGCCAACGGGCTGGACAACGACAGCCACTTCAACACCCTGTTCAACCTTGCGGTGATCCAGTTCGGCAATGAGAAATATGCCGATGCGCTGGCGACGATCGATCGCTTCCTGGCCGAAACCAAGTCGGAAGACCCGAAGCACGCCGCTTTCCGCGCCGGCATCCTTGCCAACCTTGGCCGCAACGAGGAAGCGGCGGTGATCTACAAGGACCTGGTCGCCAAGAACCCGGCCGACAAGCGCATCCTGATGAACGCGGTCGCCGCGCTGCAGGGCGCAGACAAGTTCGACCAGGCCAACGTGCTGCTCGAGGACGCCTACAAGCGCGGCATGCTGAGCGAAAGCCGGGAGTTGCGCGCGTTGTACGTCGGCTACATGAACGCACAGCGTTGGGACGATGCGAAGAAGGTGATCGAGGAGGGCTTGGGCAAGGGCATCCTGCAGGCAGGCCCCGACCTTGCGCGCGACTATCAGGTGCTGGCGCAGAACGCCTACGTCGACGACAAGATCGCGCTTGCCATCGAGCTGTACGGCAAGGCCGCCCCGATGGCCGCCGATGGCGAGGCTTACCTCAACCTGGCGAAAGTGCTGGAATACAGCGGCAAGAAAGCGGATGCCAAGGCCGCGGCGCAGAAGGCGCTGGACAAGGGCGTCAAGAAGCCGGACGAAGCGAAGAACATCCTTTCGCGTTGA
- a CDS encoding ExbD/TolR family protein → MAFSSGNDSGGPMAEINVTPLVDVMLVLLIIFMITTPLMNHKVKVKLPEAVLEKKPEDKAKIPPITISVTEAGALFLNDEPTTKQAIESRLSVEAQKTPQPPVQIRGDKTTPYRMVSEIVKIAQQQGVAKVGFITTPPKKG, encoded by the coding sequence ATGGCCTTCAGTTCCGGTAACGACAGCGGCGGCCCGATGGCCGAGATCAACGTCACGCCCCTCGTGGACGTGATGTTGGTGCTGCTGATCATCTTCATGATCACCACTCCGCTGATGAACCATAAGGTCAAGGTGAAGCTGCCGGAGGCTGTGCTCGAAAAGAAGCCCGAAGACAAAGCCAAGATCCCGCCGATCACCATCTCGGTGACCGAGGCTGGCGCGCTCTTCCTCAACGACGAGCCGACCACCAAGCAGGCGATCGAAAGCCGGCTTTCGGTCGAGGCGCAGAAGACCCCGCAGCCGCCGGTGCAGATCCGCGGCGACAAGACCACGCCTTACCGCATGGTCAGCGAGATCGTGAAGATCGCGCAGCAGCAGGGCGTGGCCAAGGTCGGCTTCATCACCACCCCGCCGAAGAAAGGCTGA
- a CDS encoding energy transducer TonB, which produces MTQDLAQTENNDDREGGLSWPRIAGISFALALHAAALLLLLAPISPPAQETDEEDVVNVTFIEPPPPPPPPPPPPPPTDKPPPPIKTLAPPTKTPLPPPPDEPPVVLDTPRAVDVQAPPPSPPAPPSSVPDMSSGVDASSRAMNPPKYPPEEQRRGIQGQTVLIVSIDASGGVLDVEVERSSGNRNLDRAAVQAARRWKFNPEVRDGKKIASRVRVPVDFTLRG; this is translated from the coding sequence ATGACGCAAGATCTCGCCCAAACCGAGAATAACGACGACCGCGAAGGCGGCTTGAGCTGGCCGCGCATCGCCGGCATCAGCTTCGCCCTCGCCCTGCACGCCGCGGCCCTGTTGCTGCTGTTGGCGCCGATTTCGCCACCCGCGCAGGAAACCGACGAAGAGGACGTGGTCAACGTCACCTTCATCGAACCGCCGCCGCCGCCGCCGCCACCGCCGCCGCCGCCGCCACCGACCGACAAGCCGCCGCCGCCGATCAAGACGCTGGCGCCGCCGACCAAGACCCCGTTGCCGCCGCCGCCGGACGAGCCGCCGGTGGTGCTGGACACCCCGCGCGCCGTCGACGTGCAGGCGCCGCCGCCGTCGCCGCCCGCTCCGCCGTCCTCGGTTCCGGACATGAGTTCGGGAGTCGATGCCTCCTCGCGTGCGATGAATCCGCCGAAGTACCCGCCGGAGGAACAGCGTCGCGGCATCCAGGGCCAGACCGTGTTGATCGTCAGCATCGACGCCTCGGGCGGCGTGCTCGACGTCGAGGTCGAAAGGTCCAGCGGCAACCGCAACCTCGATCGCGCCGCGGTCCAGGCAGCACGCCGCTGGAAGTTCAACCCGGAAGTGCGCGACGGCAAGAAGATCGCCAGCCGCGTGCGCGTCCCGGTCGACTTCACCTTGCGCGGATAA
- a CDS encoding PA0069 family radical SAM protein, translating into MEMSRDGTPEDARKAEAPIKGRGAASRVAGRFEARALRGEDDGWGSVYEDLAEAPKPRTTVAVERARSIISRNQSPDIAFSQSVNPYRGCEHGCVYCFARPSHAYLDLSPGLDFETKLFAKTNAAERLRAELAKPGYVPAPIALGINTDGWQPIERDHGISRACLEVLLETKHPLSIVTKGSAIVRDLDLLAQLAQHGLVSVFVSVTTLDNALSAKLEPRAAAPHMRLKMIAGLRAAGVPVGVLVAPVIPMITDKHLEHILEAAHQAGAQAAGYVLLRLPHELKDIWREWLRLHYPERAGHVMSLVRQMRGGKDYDSAFGSRMRGQGPFAELIAMRFAKTRKRLGFGALPALRSDLFVAPRKPTPQGELF; encoded by the coding sequence ATGGAAATGTCGCGTGATGGCACGCCCGAGGATGCGCGCAAGGCCGAGGCGCCGATCAAGGGCCGCGGCGCGGCCTCGCGGGTGGCCGGGCGCTTCGAGGCGCGCGCGCTGCGCGGCGAGGACGACGGCTGGGGATCGGTGTACGAGGACCTGGCCGAGGCGCCGAAACCGCGCACCACGGTCGCCGTCGAACGCGCGCGCAGCATCATCAGCCGCAACCAGTCGCCGGACATCGCCTTCAGCCAGTCTGTCAATCCGTACCGAGGTTGCGAGCATGGCTGCGTGTACTGCTTCGCACGGCCCTCGCATGCCTACCTCGATCTCTCGCCCGGGCTGGATTTCGAGACGAAGTTGTTCGCGAAGACGAACGCCGCGGAACGGTTGCGCGCCGAGCTGGCGAAACCCGGCTACGTGCCGGCGCCGATCGCGCTCGGCATCAATACCGACGGCTGGCAGCCGATCGAGCGCGACCACGGCATCAGCCGTGCCTGCCTCGAAGTGCTGCTGGAGACCAAACATCCATTGAGCATCGTCACCAAGGGCAGCGCGATCGTCCGCGACCTCGACCTGCTGGCGCAGCTGGCGCAACACGGCTTGGTCAGCGTGTTCGTCTCGGTGACCACGCTCGACAATGCGCTGTCGGCGAAGCTGGAACCGCGCGCGGCGGCGCCGCACATGCGCTTGAAGATGATCGCGGGCTTGCGCGCGGCCGGGGTGCCGGTGGGCGTGCTGGTGGCGCCGGTGATCCCGATGATCACCGACAAGCACCTCGAGCACATCCTCGAAGCCGCGCACCAGGCCGGCGCGCAGGCCGCAGGCTACGTGCTGCTGAGGCTGCCGCACGAACTGAAGGACATCTGGCGGGAATGGCTGCGCCTGCACTATCCCGAGCGCGCCGGACACGTGATGAGCCTGGTCCGGCAGATGCGCGGCGGCAAGGATTACGACAGCGCGTTCGGCAGCCGCATGCGCGGGCAGGGCCCGTTCGCTGAGCTCATCGCCATGCGTTTCGCCAAGACCCGCAAGCGGCTCGGCTTCGGCGCGCTGCCGGCGCTGCGCAGCGACCTGTTCGTCGCGCCGCGCAAACCCACGCCGCAGGGCGAGCTGTTCTGA
- a CDS encoding ExbD/TolR family protein gives MAASVFSAPRQAQGAIAGINITPLVDVMLVLLVIFMVTMPIRSAALTLDLPRATPERPLPRPEPVVVQVQADGSVLLDGVRVELPALAAELRAQHAQAPQATLSLDSNGDAEYRAFAVALAAARNAGYRDIAIRR, from the coding sequence ATGGCTGCTTCCGTCTTCTCCGCACCCCGCCAGGCGCAGGGCGCCATCGCCGGGATCAACATCACCCCGCTGGTCGACGTCATGCTCGTGCTGCTGGTGATCTTCATGGTCACCATGCCCATCCGCAGCGCTGCGCTGACACTCGACTTGCCGCGCGCTACCCCGGAACGCCCGCTTCCCAGGCCGGAGCCGGTGGTCGTCCAGGTCCAGGCCGACGGCAGCGTCCTGCTCGATGGCGTGCGGGTCGAACTGCCGGCGCTGGCGGCCGAACTGCGTGCCCAGCATGCGCAGGCGCCGCAGGCGACGCTGTCCCTGGACAGCAATGGCGATGCCGAATACCGCGCGTTCGCGGTGGCCCTGGCCGCCGCGCGCAATGCCGGTTACCGCGACATCGCGATCAGGCGTTGA